Proteins encoded in a region of the Pseudomonas viciae genome:
- a CDS encoding GNAT family N-acetyltransferase, with amino-acid sequence MEEAKDILVLQASYTNPVHAEAICHVLNGYAEDPMGGGHSLPAEVLLHLPEELAKRPHAFSVLAFVNGEPAGLVNCFEGFSTFACRPLVNIHDVAVMKEFRGLGLSQKMLQKVEDIARQRGCCKITLEVLEGNAVAQGSYAKFGFAAGMFDPAHGRMLFWIKPL; translated from the coding sequence ATGGAAGAAGCCAAGGACATTCTTGTATTGCAAGCGAGCTATACCAACCCGGTTCACGCTGAAGCAATCTGCCACGTGCTCAATGGTTATGCAGAGGATCCCATGGGAGGCGGCCACTCGCTGCCCGCCGAAGTGCTGCTGCACCTGCCCGAGGAACTGGCCAAGCGCCCCCATGCGTTCAGCGTGCTGGCTTTCGTCAATGGCGAACCGGCGGGGCTGGTCAACTGTTTCGAAGGTTTTTCAACCTTCGCCTGTCGACCTTTGGTGAATATCCACGACGTGGCGGTGATGAAAGAGTTTCGCGGGCTCGGGCTGAGCCAGAAAATGCTGCAGAAGGTCGAGGACATCGCCCGCCAGCGCGGTTGCTGCAAGATCACCCTGGAGGTGCTTGAGGGGAATGCCGTGGCCCAGGGTAGCTATGCCAAGTTCGGCTTTGCTGCTGGGATGTTTGACCCGGCCCATGGGCGTATGTTGTTTTGGATAAAGCCGTTGTGA
- a CDS encoding phosphoethanolamine transferase CptA: MSLFKRSKTTAKGFDWAGFGWLFLFFWYFSGITQLLILLSDTSGFTGFRQAFVMSALWLAPMLLFPARTRVLAALIGVVLWACSMASLGYFFIYQQEFSQSVIFIMFESNVSEAGEYMTQYFAWWMVAAFLAHTAVGYWLWTRLRPVYLPRGQAWVAAAVIVVAVVGYPLVKQTLRAGNFAKGLEKLEDRIEPAVPWQMLVAYRRYGEQLENMQGMLHSASKIKPLSNLKDTVTNQPATLVLVIGESTNRQRMSLYGYPRETTPELDKLKDQLSVFDNVITPRPYTIEALQQVLTFADEENPDLYLSTPSLVSMMKQAGYKTFWITNQQTMTKRNTMLTTFSQQADEQVYLNNNRNQNAAQYDGDVIEPFNKALTDSAPRKLIVVHLLGTHMSYQYRYPPTFNKFTDRQGVPAGVSDDQVPTYNSYDNAVLYNDFVVSSLIKDYAKTDPNGFLLYLSDHGEDVFDSQGHNTLGRNEAKPTAPMYTIPFMAWASPKWRESHDWSFAGDLSRPYSSSHLIHTWADMAGLSFDELDRSKSLVSDDFKARPLLIGNPYESQHKGLIDFSLMKPKAPRAEVVQK, translated from the coding sequence ATGAGCTTGTTCAAACGCAGCAAAACGACTGCGAAAGGTTTCGACTGGGCCGGATTCGGCTGGCTTTTTCTGTTCTTCTGGTATTTCTCGGGCATCACCCAACTGCTCATTCTGCTGAGCGACACTTCCGGTTTCACCGGGTTTCGCCAAGCGTTCGTGATGAGTGCGCTGTGGTTGGCGCCTATGCTGCTCTTCCCCGCCCGCACGCGCGTGCTCGCCGCCTTGATCGGCGTGGTGCTGTGGGCTTGCTCCATGGCCAGCCTGGGTTATTTCTTCATTTACCAACAGGAGTTTTCCCAGAGCGTCATCTTCATCATGTTCGAATCGAACGTGTCTGAAGCCGGCGAGTACATGACCCAGTATTTTGCCTGGTGGATGGTCGCGGCCTTCCTGGCCCACACCGCCGTCGGTTACTGGCTCTGGACCCGTCTGCGCCCTGTGTACTTGCCTCGGGGCCAAGCCTGGGTGGCGGCGGCCGTGATCGTCGTGGCCGTGGTCGGTTATCCACTGGTCAAGCAGACCTTGCGAGCCGGCAACTTCGCCAAGGGCCTGGAGAAACTCGAAGATCGCATCGAGCCCGCCGTGCCGTGGCAGATGCTGGTGGCCTATCGTCGCTACGGCGAACAGCTGGAAAACATGCAAGGCATGCTGCACAGCGCCAGCAAGATCAAGCCCCTGAGTAACCTCAAGGACACCGTGACCAACCAGCCGGCAACGCTGGTGCTGGTCATCGGCGAATCGACCAACCGCCAGCGCATGAGCCTCTATGGCTACCCACGGGAAACCACGCCGGAGCTGGACAAGCTCAAGGACCAGCTTTCGGTTTTCGACAACGTCATCACCCCACGCCCCTACACCATCGAAGCACTGCAGCAGGTGCTGACGTTCGCTGACGAGGAGAACCCGGACCTGTACCTGAGCACGCCATCGCTGGTAAGCATGATGAAGCAGGCCGGCTACAAGACCTTCTGGATCACTAACCAGCAGACCATGACCAAGCGCAACACCATGCTCACGACCTTCTCCCAACAGGCCGATGAGCAGGTATACCTGAACAACAACCGCAACCAGAACGCCGCGCAGTACGATGGCGACGTGATCGAGCCCTTCAACAAGGCCTTGACCGATAGCGCACCGCGCAAGCTGATCGTGGTGCATCTGCTCGGCACCCACATGAGCTATCAGTACCGCTATCCGCCGACCTTCAACAAATTCACCGACCGCCAAGGCGTGCCCGCCGGCGTAAGTGACGATCAGGTCCCGACCTACAACAGTTACGATAACGCAGTGCTGTACAACGATTTTGTGGTATCCAGCCTGATCAAGGACTACGCCAAGACCGACCCCAACGGCTTCCTGCTGTACCTGTCGGACCATGGTGAAGACGTGTTCGATTCGCAGGGCCATAACACCCTGGGCCGCAACGAAGCCAAACCGACCGCGCCGATGTACACCATTCCGTTCATGGCCTGGGCATCGCCCAAGTGGCGCGAAAGCCATGACTGGAGCTTTGCCGGCGACCTGTCCCGGCCCTACAGCAGCTCTCACCTGATTCACACCTGGGCAGACATGGCCGGCTTGAGCTTCGATGAACTGGACCGCAGCAAGAGCCTGGTCAGCGATGACTTCAAGGCCCGGCCGCTGTTGATCGGCAATCCTTACGAAAGTCAGCATAAAGGGCTGATCGACTTCAGCTTGATGAAGCCCAAGGCGCCGCGGGCTGAGGTTGTGCAGAAATAA
- a CDS encoding DUF6026 family protein has product MGPVVTTRPPQTLYVTIRRDELRLLKEERDLLLDEVMQLRMQLQHSQLPHQSQSVAR; this is encoded by the coding sequence ATGGGCCCTGTCGTTACCACACGTCCTCCCCAAACCCTTTACGTGACCATTCGTCGCGACGAATTGCGCCTACTCAAAGAAGAGCGTGATCTGCTGCTCGATGAAGTGATGCAGTTGCGCATGCAGTTGCAGCACTCCCAGCTACCCCACCAAAGCCAGTCTGTGGCTCGGTAA
- the gnd gene encoding phosphogluconate dehydrogenase (NAD(+)-dependent, decarboxylating), whose translation MCSREHQHMQLGIIGLGRMGGNIARRLMLNGHTTVVYDRNAAFVENLRQEGAMGVADLPALVAGLEKPRAVWVMLPAGAPTEDTINVLSELLEAGDVIIDGGNTYYKDDVRRAQTLSEKGLNYIDVGTSGGVWGLERGYCMMIGGDADVVRRLDPLFDSLAPGMGDIPRTRDRKSDDDRAERGYIHTGPAGSGHFVKMIHNGIEYGMMQAFAEGFDILKTKSSESLPAEQRFDLNVADIAEVWRRGSVVSSWLLDLTADALANDPQLDGFSGEVADSGEGRWTIEAAIEQAVPVPVLSSSLFARFRSRQQSTYGDKMLSAMRFGFGGHVETPKK comes from the coding sequence ATTTGTAGTAGGGAGCATCAGCACATGCAACTCGGGATTATTGGACTGGGCCGCATGGGCGGCAATATTGCGCGGCGCCTGATGCTCAATGGGCACACCACTGTCGTCTACGACCGCAATGCCGCTTTTGTCGAAAACCTGCGCCAGGAGGGCGCGATGGGCGTCGCGGACCTGCCGGCACTGGTCGCCGGCCTGGAAAAACCACGGGCAGTCTGGGTCATGCTACCGGCCGGCGCACCCACCGAAGACACCATCAACGTCCTCAGCGAACTGCTAGAGGCGGGCGATGTGATCATTGACGGCGGTAACACGTACTACAAGGACGACGTCCGTCGCGCCCAAACCCTGTCGGAGAAGGGCTTGAACTACATCGACGTCGGCACCTCCGGTGGCGTCTGGGGCCTGGAGCGCGGTTACTGCATGATGATTGGCGGTGACGCCGATGTGGTGAGGCGCCTGGATCCGCTGTTCGATAGCCTGGCCCCAGGCATGGGCGATATCCCGCGCACCCGTGACCGCAAGTCTGACGATGACCGCGCCGAACGCGGCTACATCCACACGGGCCCAGCGGGTTCCGGGCATTTCGTGAAGATGATCCACAATGGCATCGAATACGGAATGATGCAGGCCTTCGCCGAGGGTTTTGACATTCTCAAGACCAAATCCAGCGAAAGCCTGCCAGCGGAACAGCGTTTCGACCTGAACGTGGCCGATATTGCCGAGGTCTGGCGGCGTGGCAGCGTGGTTTCGTCCTGGTTGCTGGACTTGACCGCCGACGCGTTGGCCAATGATCCGCAACTCGACGGGTTTTCCGGCGAAGTCGCTGACAGCGGGGAAGGGCGCTGGACCATCGAGGCGGCCATCGAACAAGCGGTGCCGGTCCCGGTGCTGTCCAGCTCGCTGTTTGCCCGTTTCCGTTCCCGTCAGCAAAGCACGTACGGCGACAAGATGCTCTCGGCCATGCGCTTCGGCTTTGGCGGTCACGTGGAGACACCGAAAAAATGA
- the zwf gene encoding glucose-6-phosphate dehydrogenase, giving the protein MTSIGSKSKAEPAPPTTLFLFGAHGDLVKRLLMPALYHLGRDGLLGDGLRIIGVDHNAISDVDFAKKLENFIRSEAANKGGDPDRALDPQLWAKLARGISYVQGDFLDDSTYQALAAKIAASGTGNAVFYLATAPRFFSEVVSRLGAAGLLQEQEDAFRRVVIEKPFGSDLQTAEALNACLLKVMGEKQIYRIDHYLGKETVQNILVSRFSNSLFEAFWNNHYIDHVQITAAETVGVETRGSFYEHTGALRDMVPNHLFQLLAMVAMEPPAAFGADAVRGEKAKVVGAIRPWSVEQARANSIRGQYSAGEVAGKPVNGYRQEANVAVDSSTETYVALKVMIDNWRWVGVPFYLRTGKRMSVRDTEIVICFKPAPYAQFRDTEVDELQPTYLRIQIQPNEGMWFDLLAKRPGPALDMANIELGFAYKDFFEMQPSTGYETLIYDCLTGDQTLFQRADNIENGWRAVQPFLDAWKQDETIQPYKAGEDGPSAADDLLTRDGRVWHSLG; this is encoded by the coding sequence ATGACCTCGATCGGCAGCAAATCCAAGGCAGAACCCGCGCCGCCGACCACGTTGTTTCTGTTCGGTGCCCATGGTGACCTGGTCAAGCGCCTGCTGATGCCGGCGCTTTACCATCTCGGTCGTGACGGTCTGCTGGGCGATGGGCTGCGGATCATTGGCGTCGACCACAACGCCATCAGCGATGTGGACTTCGCCAAGAAACTCGAGAACTTCATCCGTAGCGAGGCGGCGAACAAGGGCGGCGACCCCGACCGGGCGCTCGACCCGCAACTGTGGGCCAAGTTGGCCAGGGGCATCAGTTACGTTCAGGGTGATTTTCTCGATGACAGCACCTACCAGGCGCTGGCGGCGAAAATCGCCGCCAGCGGCACCGGCAATGCGGTTTTCTACCTGGCGACCGCGCCGCGCTTTTTCAGTGAAGTGGTCAGCCGCCTTGGTGCGGCCGGGTTGCTTCAGGAGCAGGAGGATGCTTTCCGCCGCGTGGTGATCGAAAAGCCGTTCGGCTCCGACCTGCAAACCGCCGAGGCACTGAATGCCTGCCTGCTCAAGGTCATGGGCGAGAAGCAGATCTATCGGATCGACCATTACCTGGGCAAGGAAACGGTGCAGAACATTCTGGTCAGCCGTTTCTCCAACAGCTTGTTCGAGGCGTTCTGGAACAACCACTACATCGACCACGTACAAATCACCGCCGCCGAGACCGTCGGCGTGGAGACCCGTGGCAGTTTTTATGAACACACCGGCGCCCTGCGGGACATGGTGCCCAACCATCTGTTTCAACTGCTCGCCATGGTGGCGATGGAGCCGCCGGCGGCATTTGGCGCAGACGCGGTACGTGGGGAAAAGGCCAAGGTGGTGGGGGCGATCCGACCCTGGTCGGTGGAACAGGCCCGCGCCAACTCGATACGCGGTCAGTACAGTGCCGGTGAGGTCGCGGGCAAGCCGGTCAACGGCTATCGCCAGGAAGCCAACGTGGCTGTCGACAGCAGCACCGAAACCTATGTCGCCCTCAAGGTCATGATCGATAACTGGCGCTGGGTGGGCGTGCCGTTCTACCTGCGCACCGGCAAGCGCATGAGCGTGCGGGACACGGAAATCGTCATCTGCTTCAAGCCGGCGCCTTACGCGCAGTTCCGTGATACCGAAGTCGACGAACTGCAACCTACGTACCTGAGAATCCAGATTCAGCCCAATGAAGGCATGTGGTTCGACCTGCTGGCCAAACGGCCGGGGCCGGCACTCGACATGGCGAACATTGAATTGGGCTTCGCCTACAAGGATTTTTTCGAAATGCAGCCATCCACCGGTTATGAAACCCTGATCTACGATTGCCTGACGGGTGATCAGACGCTGTTCCAGCGTGCCGACAACATTGAGAACGGTTGGCGTGCGGTGCAGCCGTTCCTTGACGCCTGGAAGCAGGACGAAACGATCCAGCCTTACAAGGCCGGTGAAGACGGGCCTTCGGCCGCCGATGATCTGCTGACACGCGACGGTCGCGTCTGGCACAGCCTCGGATGA
- a CDS encoding HAD family hydrolase, with amino-acid sequence MSDQVKQPIRFLLSDMDGTLLLPDHSLNQRTIEAVRALREAGVLFSLATGRPPRAMLQQIEALGVDLPTAAFNGGTLVHPDGSFLAVHYLPPEAALTTLALYADQPGIEVWVFADGDWLVRDANGPMVPVETRGLGYPPVQVDSFEPYLERIDKIVATSANTELLVELEGRLHPLLKGQAQVSRSQPIYLDVTAMKANKGEALATLAAFLDVPLEQTAAMGDGGNDPAMFHRAGLSIAMGQAEETIKRQADVITAAVVDDGAALAIERYILPR; translated from the coding sequence ATGAGTGATCAGGTGAAACAACCCATCCGCTTTTTGCTCAGTGACATGGACGGCACATTGCTGCTGCCCGACCATAGTCTCAACCAACGTACCATCGAAGCCGTTCGCGCCTTGCGCGAGGCCGGTGTGCTGTTCAGTCTCGCCACTGGGCGGCCGCCCCGGGCGATGTTGCAACAGATCGAGGCCCTTGGCGTCGACCTGCCCACCGCTGCGTTCAATGGCGGCACCCTGGTTCATCCGGACGGCAGTTTCCTCGCCGTGCATTACCTGCCACCTGAGGCGGCCCTGACCACCCTGGCGCTGTACGCCGATCAGCCCGGCATCGAGGTCTGGGTATTTGCCGATGGCGACTGGCTGGTGCGTGACGCCAACGGGCCGATGGTGCCGGTGGAAACCCGCGGTCTGGGTTATCCGCCGGTACAGGTCGACAGCTTCGAACCCTACCTGGAACGTATCGACAAGATCGTCGCCACCAGCGCCAATACGGAGCTGTTGGTTGAGCTGGAAGGCCGGCTGCATCCGCTGCTCAAGGGCCAGGCCCAGGTGTCGCGTTCGCAACCGATCTATCTGGACGTCACGGCGATGAAAGCCAACAAGGGCGAAGCGCTGGCAACCCTGGCGGCGTTTCTGGACGTGCCGTTGGAGCAGACCGCTGCGATGGGGGATGGTGGCAACGACCCGGCGATGTTTCATCGTGCGGGTTTGTCGATCGCCATGGGGCAGGCGGAGGAGACGATCAAGCGTCAGGCCGATGTCATTACCGCCGCCGTTGTCGACGACGGCGCGGCACTGGCGATCGAGCGGTACATCCTGCCTCGATAG
- the nhaB gene encoding sodium/proton antiporter NhaB — MSGSMAQAFAHNFLGHSPRWYKACIITFLILNAVVLWTLGPVIAGWMLVVEFIFTLAMALKCYPLMPGGLLVIQAVALGMTTPKALYDELVHNFPVLLLLMFMVAGIYFMKDLLLFLFSRLLLGVRSKAMLSLMFCFLSAFLSAFLDALTVTAVIISAAVGFYAVYHRVASGNDPRQDSNIDEDHDLPSLHHQDLEQFRAFLRSLLMHGAVGTALGGVCTLVGEPQNLLIGHEMGWHFVEFFLKVAPVSLPVLFAGLVTCVALEKLRWFNYGVLLPDNVRSVLANFAEQDNQQRTPRQRAALIVQGIAALILIAGLALHIAEVGLIGLMVIVLITAFTGITDEHRVGNAFKEAMPFTALLVVFFAVVAVIHDQHLFTPLIQWVLALPADQQPGMLFIANGLLSAISDNVFVATIYITEVKQAFVSGHMSREQFETLAVAINTGTNLPSVATPNGQAAFLFLLTSAIAPLIRLSYGRMVWMALPYTVVMGGLGWYAVTYWL, encoded by the coding sequence ATGTCCGGTTCAATGGCTCAAGCGTTCGCGCACAACTTTCTTGGGCACTCACCGCGTTGGTACAAGGCGTGCATTATCACCTTCCTGATACTCAATGCCGTGGTGCTGTGGACCCTTGGCCCGGTCATTGCCGGCTGGATGTTGGTAGTCGAGTTCATTTTTACCCTCGCCATGGCTCTTAAATGCTATCCGCTGATGCCCGGCGGGCTGTTAGTCATTCAAGCGGTGGCACTGGGCATGACCACGCCCAAAGCGCTTTACGATGAGTTGGTGCACAATTTTCCGGTGCTTTTGCTGTTGATGTTTATGGTGGCCGGGATTTACTTCATGAAGGACTTGCTGCTGTTTTTATTCTCACGCCTGTTGCTGGGCGTGCGGTCAAAGGCAATGTTGTCCTTGATGTTCTGCTTTCTCTCGGCATTCCTGTCGGCGTTCCTTGATGCACTGACTGTCACGGCGGTGATCATCAGCGCCGCCGTTGGCTTTTATGCTGTGTATCACCGCGTGGCCTCAGGCAACGACCCCCGTCAGGACAGCAACATTGATGAGGACCACGACCTGCCGTCATTGCACCATCAAGACCTTGAGCAATTCCGTGCATTCCTGCGCAGCCTGTTGATGCATGGTGCCGTGGGCACGGCCCTGGGCGGCGTGTGTACGCTGGTGGGCGAGCCGCAGAACCTGCTGATCGGCCATGAGATGGGCTGGCATTTTGTAGAGTTCTTTCTGAAAGTCGCACCCGTTTCGCTGCCAGTGCTGTTCGCCGGCCTGGTGACCTGTGTGGCATTGGAGAAGCTGCGCTGGTTCAACTACGGCGTCCTGCTCCCCGATAACGTACGCTCGGTGCTGGCGAATTTTGCTGAACAGGACAATCAGCAGCGCACCCCCCGTCAGCGAGCGGCCCTGATAGTACAAGGCATCGCGGCGCTGATTCTGATCGCCGGCCTGGCTTTGCATATTGCCGAAGTCGGCTTGATAGGGTTGATGGTGATTGTGCTGATCACCGCGTTTACCGGAATTACCGATGAACACCGTGTCGGCAATGCCTTCAAGGAAGCGATGCCATTCACCGCATTGCTGGTGGTGTTCTTTGCCGTGGTCGCGGTTATTCATGACCAGCATTTGTTCACGCCGCTGATTCAATGGGTGCTCGCCCTGCCCGCCGATCAACAGCCGGGCATGCTGTTCATTGCCAACGGCCTGCTGTCGGCCATCAGCGACAACGTGTTCGTGGCGACCATCTACATTACCGAAGTGAAGCAGGCCTTCGTCTCCGGCCACATGAGCCGTGAGCAGTTCGAGACCCTGGCAGTGGCCATCAATACCGGCACCAACCTGCCCAGCGTCGCCACACCCAACGGGCAGGCCGCTTTCCTGTTCCTGCTGACCTCGGCGATTGCACCGCTGATTCGCCTGTCCTATGGCCGGATGGTCTGGATGGCCTTGCCCTACACCGTGGTGATGGGTGGCTTGGGCTGGTATGCAGTGACTTATTGGTTGTAA